The following DNA comes from Ricinus communis isolate WT05 ecotype wild-type chromosome 10, ASM1957865v1, whole genome shotgun sequence.
aatcacAGGCATAGATTCAATCGCCGTTTTTGAAGCAGGCGACTGCTCCAATCCACCTACGCCGTTGATTTCCAATTGAGTCAACTGATCAAGAAGCCGGTCAAACCCTGACCCCATCAAGAACTCCGAAATACTCGACGGCAAAGGACGGAGGCCGGAGCCAGCGCCGTCGTCATAGTAAAGCTCGAAGTTGCTGGAATTTGCGGCTGGAGGTCCACGGAGGACGATGACGGGGTTGAAAGGAGAGCGATCGGCGCTGCGCCGGAGTCTATGATCCGAATTATTAGGGAATCGACGGTGGTGGTGGTGAAGAGGGGAGTGAGAAGGAGTCCCGATTTCTTCTATAAATCCCCCGCCGCAATCGGGACAAGAGATTGAATCTTGAATTGATGGAACCCTAACTCTGATAAAGCGGTTGCATCTGTAGCACCAGAAAGACGACGATCCTATAGAAGCAGCCATCTGATGAttgattattttcaaaaatagaaccCTAGAAAaacttgaatttcttttttttttttcttttgagatgTAGCAACTGAGCACACAATCAATGATAATAATgtttgagagagagagagagagagagcaatAGAGGTTTTAAGAGTTGGCGTGGAAAGTACTAACGACGAAAGCGCGTCTTCATTTGTTTGTTAAGCGTGCTGCTTACgctcttctttcttccttccttCCCCAGTATAAAGCagaaaatagtaaaacaaatgctttattattttaacgtgagttttcttatattgtaataataaattcttttatttttaataattaattttaatatttttattgatagaattaattattttattaattatatattttttatttcaaatattagaTCTATTCTTATAAACAGGATGACTTTTAtgttctaaaatattattaaaacacaTTAAcagattttctattttcaataaattatattttattaagtcattttaatttttttaaatttagaaattagctattttaatatcaaaatacaaaaaaaattaaatatattacttaatactttaacgaaaataaataccttgcataaaattattataaaacttatataatagttattaaattcatataataatagttaatataaatatgtattttattttttaatatataaactaattaaaaaataaatatataatatttatttaattattattgttagtttatattttatttttattagaaaagtcataatttaattaataaaatagtaaaaatgctaaattaattaataaaattgtctagaaatattaaagtaattaattcattaaaaatttaagcattctattcatatttaattttttttgcaggaaaatatgataatttgatataatcaaaattaattgctgaaaatataaaatttattaatacaattcaACATAATTCAATcacattaaaataattgatgttaaaagaaaatataaaagtaaaaataaaactaaaaccaaatttaaatcttttttaaaaaggttaactaattaattaacatataattattcGATAACGATACTAGTGCGATGAAGTACACCAATGGGAATCGGCCGGTCACCATCCGTGTCGGCCGATATATTGTCATCATCTTGATGTGAACTGGACCAGACAATGAAAACTCTGCAGATGTGTATGctgattctttttctttttcacttttatttatttttggtccCTTTTTcctctattatttaattaaaaagataataaaatacaatGAATCCTACCAGTCGGACATCACAACActagatattaattatttctatgcACGctatagtttattattatcatttaatttataaatagttttaatttataaaatttagaatatcttttattaaaagaaatttagatatataaaaatttaactaatcaagttatatattttaataacattttaataaaaaagtatagTTAATAAGATAAAGtctatcatataaaatattaaaatataattaatattgttattCTCAACTAAAACTCAcctctaattaaaataataatatattaactatcatattaattacatactatcttaaaaattaaaattattagtgaTTAAAACTAAcatcttaattaatatattatttatattatcatattactaatataataattttattataattacacatcgctctaatttttatatatcaacTATTTGTTATATCTCGGCTTTGGTcaatataatatcttaaaatatataaaaaatttcatttcattatagtgtttttattttcaaaaacaaaTAGACTTAATTGCTAAAacaattttatacttttatttgttaaatatagtttgtaattttttaagagaATTATCATAATTGTTATTCacaagaataaatttttatatattttaatataaaattatattattataaaagtaatcaATTTTGGCTTTGAGTATAATTATTAGCTAAATATACTGATATTGTATGAATTTCAATGACAATAGAAAAAAgttgaattaatatttattgactcattatattattaaaatattatcatttacatacataaaattgaaattttcttttttaactttaaaatttcattaaaattacATGCTTAAATAGTAACAGTTTAGTAATAGAAGTACAGActcaattattcttttttatcgTTAGAGTTTACGTCAcgttaataaatttgattgaCAATTTTACTGGaggttaaaattaaaataatgatattaaaaattaaaaatttaaaaactatatactaaatttaataacaaatgtaaaatataaatttttttaaaccaaaaatatacatattaatattttttaattttaatttattaaatattaattttttatttacctGTATTGCacgtaaatataaaaaattacactttttatttatttatagtaaaggataaaataattattaatttagaattataagTACTTCTATTGGTAAAACAttgcttaatttttatattattatcaataagtctaaattttatttttgtaaaactaATTAATCTGTTATGGTTTTTGTtgattgtatttatatatgattCATAATATCCATAAATGTATTAGCtaagttaattattaaatatttaaataattaaatttaatattctcataatttaaaatatcttttatcaatgaaaattaatgaaattcttAATGAGTTGATTTCTTACTAATCACAATAATCATCcattgaaattttttctctaagtatgtcattatatatttattaaatataactGAATCaacttcaatatttttatgtaatttttttaagagtaATATTCATTCACGAGTGCTATATACTTTCTAGTTAAACGGTAAtatgtattataaaataattttatcattgcattttttaataaattagtggaAATAACTTGTCTAGTGCTAATCCAATATAAGGATGCATACGAATGATGTCTAACTTGTGCTATATATTTAGCcaatttaatatcaattcaTAACATtgtaaatcaagaaaaattatcgATCAAATTAAAGAATTGTTTATTACTTTAAATGGCAGATACTGcttcaataattcttttattttatactatcacttttctttatatatgtatattttcctaaatatatcattatagcattgaatatattttatcatataacaATTAGTAAGAcgtatcataaaaatataaaattataatatattgtaaatatatgaaaattagCACTTTTATAtagtatgattattttatttattttatattttatataaataataaataaataatctaatttaaattaataaattaataaatttatctatttttaaaatattataattataatatgattaatatatatatatcggAGCCCTTGGACTTGGTAGAATTTAGGTGATGTTTACGTGGGACTATGAAGAAAGTGGGATTATTAGCTAAGAAGAGAAAATGAGAATTATGTGACATGGATGAtgcttttctttgttgtttgttTTGTGAATTCTGATGTCAGATATGACTCAACGCTGTGCATAAAATGCCAAATATGCAAAGTctaagaagagaaagaatattcaaagttCCCTTCCACAACCTTCCAAATCCGATCACTGATAAAaccaacaaaattaaaaataaaaaacaactccGCTTTAAAACAAAATTCGAGACTAAAGGAATATCTCAAGGATAATAACCCAATCGcgtataaatttttagtttacgcttttaattcatattaatattttaaaatttttaatattaaaattttaattttttattataaacaataatatttattataaatccatttaaattttaatgatagGTTGGACAGAATTCCATATAAGTATTTTGACTCCATTTCACActtgattttaataaattgtcttattagtactaaaaatttattatttattatttttttttatttatcacattcattatttttattttattcgaTGGTAGCTGATGGGAACTCATCTAAAGACGAATTTACATTCGAGTTAAAAACTCATCAATACTTGACAGTTTATCTAGACcactaatatatttaatacagTATGCGAACCACTATTCCATATACCTACAAAGCactattcttaaaaaaatcaagaCTCCCATTTCTCTTAACCTTTAGGACCATTCCGCGCATATAAATAACTAACACTTCTTCTATAAACAACCACTTGAAATATTGATGAAAGACTAAGCTAATACAACCTccaacattattttttaagctCTTACTAGAAATGAATCACATTGTTATtaccttatatttttttatgacttTAGTACTCATTGAAATTCTTGTGATTTTTTGCCGACGTGGCAGCTTGAAATTTACCTAAGCATTACATGTTATAAAAACCTGatagaattatttatgaaatgtcaatcatgattaattatattttgttaactatttatttgaattattagtCTGTAAAGCCTACTACGAGATTCAGTAGCCTTAAGCCTATCCATTTCCTAGgtgccggtcacgggtccAGAATGGGTCGTGACAAAAAAATTAGCCAACAACAGCTCAAACACATTTGAATATTTCATAAGTACTCATTGAAATTCTTGTGATTTTTTGCCGACGTGGCAGCTTGAAATTTACCTAAGCATTACATGTTATAAAGACCTGatagaattatttatgaaatgtcaatcatgattaattatattttgttaactgtttatttgaattattagtCTGTAAAGCCTACTACGAGATTCAGTAGCCTTAAGCCTATCCATTTCCTAGgtgccggtcacgggtccAGAATGGGTCGTGACAAAAAAATTAGCCAACAACAGCTCAAACACATTTGAATATTTCATAAGTACTCATTGAAATTCTTGTGATTTTTTGCCGACGTGGCAGCTTGAAATTTACTTAAGCATTACATGTTATAAAgacctaataaaattatttatgaaatgtcaatcatgattaattatattttgttaatcgtttatttgaattattagtCCGAAAGCCTACTACGAGATTCAAAGCCTATCCATTTCCTAGGTACACGGGTCCAGAATGGGTCGTGACAAAAAAATTAGCCAACAACAGCTCAAACACATTTGAATATTTCATAAGTACTCATTGAAATTCTTGTGATTTTTTGCCGACGTGGCAGCTTGAAATTTACTTAAGCATTACATGTTATAAAgacctaataaaattatttatgaaatgtcaatcatgattaattatattttgttaactgtttatttgaattattagtCTGTAAAGCCTACTACGAGATTCAGTAGCCTTAAGCCTATCGGTCGTGACAAAAAAATTAGCCAACAACAGCTCAAACACATTTGAATATTTCATCACATTCTCAAACAAATACGCTTTAGCCACCACAACTTCAAGCAATTTTACTTTCTCTAACACACTCTGAAAAGAGCCGATTCAGCcaactaaaatttaaagtgATTGAACTCGTTTCTCTAGTGCCTCGATTCACACCAATTTCGTACTCATAGCTTTTGCCATCTCGTACATAGCAAGGAGTCGTAGTTGCTCTGGTAACACATGTCACGGGCCAATGCTTGTATGTTGGGACCTTGTGGCGCTTGTTGTCAAAGCAATTCAACAAGCTAGCCAAGGATAATCGGGTAAAACTGTCAAGCACAAAGAACATATTAAGAACATAGCGAAAAGTAATATATGGGGcacacaaataaaatataattcaagattatttctcttattcataataattataatcagTACAAAATACATTTTTAGTATAGGTACGGAAGAGGACCTAcaagagagacacaaaactAATATGATGAGTGACTAATTTTATGATGGATAACTTTGATCACCGGTTACTTCTTCcgtaaaaaaaactaaaaaatactttaaaatttacagTAGTAAACATTATAATTTTCAAGTCATCAGGAAtctcaattatataaatgaaaataaatataaaaactaatctACCCTTGAGACATTGAAAAAGCAACCCGTGACATGTCACTGCTTAACACATGCAAACTACTctgttttaatttaaatatagatgaaagaaaaatgacatGCATTATCCAAAGGAATTGCACATATTTTGGTAAGCGAGGCGAGATGCCTCTCtttccaatttaattttagaaactGACTACATAATCCAAAAGGAGAAATTCATAAACTAGAATTTTTATACAACTTCGTTTTCcactaattatcaatataaataaataattaaaaaaaatttaagcttcactttttttttcttccgaAAATTAAGCTTTTCACTTTTTAAGATTTACTTTGTTTTAGTTCTTTAAGTCTATTTTGAATTTATGtagaataagaaataaaattcatttaattcgaagatataaatattattaggaACTAAAAAGAGGGACAATGTAAACAACCTAAATTAAAACTGTCTGATTCCTAAATCAGAACTGAACCATCTATCTATGATTTGCCAGTTTAGTTCCAGGTTTGGGCCTGCACCGAATATCAGTAGCGCATGGCTCATGCAGCTAACAAGTTAGTGAAGCCCATATATTTGGAGGGCTATGATCTTATTGatctgaaaatataaaatctcatAGCGGCGCCGACcatacttttaattttctttcttctacaATTCTCTGGAACTGTGTAGACGATTCCCGAATTCTCTATCCAGTGTGCttgatttctatttatttaaaatagtcCCATTTAACGGCTTTTCTTAAGTGATTACTAGGGTTCTTGTTGTTTTTTGATTggtattttcaatttttcttcaaaataatcTAAAACTGTGAATATGGCAAGAGACGGACCCAACTGGGAAGGATTGCTAAAGTGGAGCCTTGCTCACTCCGATGGGACTGGTTCATCACGCAATCTCAGGTGATAATGatatttctagttttcttttaaattgtttAAAGATTGAAGCTTTTAGTGAATCGCATTGGTGGGTATTGTGAAAATTAGTTTGTTATTTGGCTGTTAAGTAGTTTGTGaatagaaacttatttttcgTATTGATTGGTGTGAATTGTTTTGGTGAGTAATCAATTGGATGTATATGTGAAACGTGATTTAGTGAGGAAGATAGAAGATGGTTTATGGAAGCAATGCAAGCGCAAAGTGTTGATGTGATTAAGCGAATGAAGGAGATAACTCTTGTTATGCAAGCCCCAGAGCATGTCTTGGAGGCTCAAGGTGTTACACCTGCCGATATTGAAGGTACTGTTATATCCCGTGTTATTCCTATGTTGGTCTTCCATTTATATTATGTGCTCTCCTTagattatttgtttatttatttatgttattaagatattttaataatgcTCATTGTGGCCAAACTTGATTCTTTTGACAGATATGTTGGAGGAACTACAAGAGCATGTCGAGTCCATTGACATGGCAAATGGTAAGCTTTCCACATTTAAAGCTGCTAATATTTGGTATAAATCTATTAATGTAGTTCCTTGCGTATTGAAAATTAAGcatgatatatatacatatatctttttctttaaataatattttcacaCTTAAAACATCGGTTCTCCCTAGTGGGTGCCGTTTCGGGCTTGCAATATGTTTACCACAGTTAAAACCTTTATAGTACGTGACGCTctcatatatttattgttttagcTTAGCAATTAGATGCATCTTCCCTTCTTAACTTTTGATTATATTAAGACATCTCCTTGAATGCTTATCAATTTGCTGTTGAATTGGGTAAATTGGCATCATAATAGGAGGATTTCTTTTTAGCATTTGGACTAACtaggagtttttttttttatagatctTCATTCAATTGGTGGTTTAGTCCCTCTTCTTGGTTACCTGAAGAATTCCCATGCCAACATTCGGGCAAAGGCTGCTGAGGTTGTAACCACTATCGTCCAGAATAATCCCCGCAGTCAGCAATTAGTTATGGAAGCAAATGGCTTGGAACCTcttctttctaatttctcgTCAGACCCAGATATGAATGTCCGAACCAAAGCACTTGGTGCAATATCCTGTAAGCACtgcttttatttatcattatatatttatgatggCTAGAAGTTGATTATGCATACCCTGCTTCCCTGGTTtgtagtaatatttatttgagaTATATTTGGTGATTCTCAGCTTTAATTCGGCACAACAAGCCTGGTATTGCTGCATTTCGTCTAGCAAATGGTTATGCGGCGATGAGAGATGCTCTAGGTTCAGAGAGTGTGAGATTCCAAAGGTATTCCTGGATAAgttgtaaaattaatttgctCTATTTCCAttgttcttttgtttgatGACAATCTATAGTACTTGTAAGGGAAAAACAGGGGAAGAAAAAATATCTCTGAGTCGACCTGAAAAGATGCTAGTGAttctgaaaattaaaatagtgaAATTGATATACAATATTTAactaattgattttagaacAATTCTTCTGATAAAAACTAACCATATTTTCAGGAAAGCTCTCAACTTGATCCATTACCTTCTGCATGAGAATAGTTCAGACTGCAGCATAGTTAATGAACTAGGCTTCCCACGCATAATGTTACACCTTGCATCAAGTGAAGATGGTGAAGTACGAGAGGCTGCCCTTCAGGGCCTTCTTGATCTTGCTCGACACAAGCCACATGCAAATGGTGGTAGAATAGgtgaagaagatgagaaattGAAGCAACTACTTGAAGAACGAATTAAGGGTATTAGCTTGATGTCACCTGAGGATCTCGGGGCAGCTAGAGAGGAGAGGCATCTGGTAGACTCCCTCTGGAATGCCTGCTATAATGAGCCATCATCCCTACGGGAGAAGGGGCTCCTTGTACTCCCTGGAGAAGATTCCTTGCCACCTGATGTTGCCAGCAAGCACTTTGAACCTCCTCTTAGAGCATGGGCAGCAAATCCCACTACCGCTAAAGATTCCAGTACTGACAAGAAACAACCTCCTCTATTATTAGGATTAGGTCCTCCACCAGAGGCAGCAAATGCCCAGGGAAACTTAAATGCTGGAGTCGATAACAATGAGCAGAAGAGTGATTCCAGATGAAGTATTTATGTAACTCAGGCCAGTCTGTATGTATGTTAAAGAAGATTATGGACCGAACTGACATCTTGTACTGTATCatagattttgaattttgcaATGCCTGCATGTTTTAGGCTTCTTTTCTGCAATTTTTAGATGTCTCTTCCTATATTAACATTATGTTATCAGTATTAAAGGTTTCTACTTCAAAATTCATTTCTctgaaatatatgaaaaatgattattttgTTGAGCTCGAGATCTCCAAGTCTCAAAATGGGTTTATCCCAAAATCATGGCCAGAACAATCTGATTATTATTAACTGGTAGTATagttttaaagttttattCTTTGTCATCTGTATTGTACTTTAGACCCTACCTTTTATTTTGTACTTCATGGCTCGACCATCTTAGCCATCTGTGATCACTATGGGAAATAAATGCGAGACTACATTGCTTGATTTGCATAGTGAATCTGTAGTCGTCTGTTGCTCCACACTGTTCTCCTAATGTGTGATTTACAAATGGTGGTTAAGAGGAGCTACTGTCGCTTTCCATGTGGCAATCTGCCAGTGGCCCAGGTTTTCTTTGAGCCAGGTATCTGTTAGATTTGTACGAAATCTAAAGTATGCTTAATAAACATGATGTCATCTTCCTTAAAATGCTTTAGCCATTACTATGGGAATTTGAATATGATTGACCAAAAACACTATATAAGTAACAAGAAGCTCAAGCTTTATCATTCTATTTAAAGACTTAGATATAACTGCCAAAACATATAACAAATAGTCATTGCAGGAGGACTATTTGTTGTAATTAACATCTAATTACAGATCGACAGaccaaaaaggaaaatgagaaGCAAAAGGATAGCTAACAGAACCCATATCGTCAACAAGTCCAATTCCTTGGTTCATCATTTAGGAGGGCAGAAAGTAATGACATACCGAGAAGCCCTGCATTTGTTAAGACTAGAAGAGTCATCAAAAGCATAACTGTAAGCCTTGGGGCAAATGGCCTTAAACAAATGAGCAAAAAGGGTAGGCTTGCAAGTCTTGGGGTTAGAAAATTCCCCCGTGCAGCAATACTTGGCTGATTGCATAGCCAAACAAGCACTTTTGCACCCAACAATTTTACCATTGCTTTTCATTTCAAGAGCAGATGGGCAACAAATGTTCAGATCAACCTCACATGATGCTACTCCGCATCCAATTCCACCACCAACTGGTTTCATTGAAACAGGCAAATTAAACCCATCAACCAAACTGACATCGTAGAAATGTAATGGAGAGGTAGAAGATCCAAGGGTCATTTCCACAATGGTAGCTGGGGGTGCACCGCCAGTACCTTGGCAGTGAAGTAAGCCAGAGCAATCTCCAGTGTCACATGAGCCTTTCCCATTGTTATCAAAAGAACATCCTTGCCTACCCCATAGCCTTCCTGACCATTTATCTGGCAAATCAAGAACTACTTCCTCTCCACTCCCAAGATGAAAACCACCATCTTTCATTGTGGGATGACCTGCACCTCCAAGCACTCCAGGCCATACGCTTTCATTGCAgttattaacaataataagCTGTTCTCCACCTGCAACCAACAAATGCCCAAGAAAATTGAATAAGTTAGCAACACAAAACCTACGAAATAAATGATTGATTATAAAGATTAGTACTTGTAGAGGAGAGAGAGGCCAAAATGAAGAGCAGTAGTGAAAGAAGAGCTGAAGACGTAGAAGGCAGCTGCATTTTTGCTGATTTTTCTCGTCTCTTGTTTTCCTTGCCAAGATATGCTGGGTTAAATTGTAGTAGCAGAAGCAGTGCAAAAGGTGTCTGTTGAGAGTGGGGTGCGTGTGTGAGTTAGTGAGGAAGAGCTTCCAAATATATTGCCATAAAGGAAGGAACTACTAACTAAGCCTCTcatcaaatgaaaaataatgttGAGTGAGTAGTGAGTAGTGACcctttttgcttttcttttttgggtctctttatttatttaatttttacttttactttaACGGGAGAGAAGTATATGTGCATTGCTTGGAAGAGGGGTCTCTTTTCTCTAGCTTtcactattaatttttttttttttatatatacccAAAAGCAAAAGATAACAAACTAATACGAACTCAACAAGCTAGCTAGTGATCTATATATGACCCAAaaacaaactaataaataaataactaagcATCTTCTTAGATCAATCAAGTTATCAAGTTCATCATGTAGGCTAAATTTCACTTGCAGTCccttaattattttagctGCATTCTATGtcataatttctaaatttcaattagtaatataaaaatctttggatgttattttaaaaacagaaattatttttttctgatCCTAAAAGATTTCACTAAAAAATATGCATTACAGCTTGgcatctttttgatatttttgtggTTTAAAAAGATTCATATAGTACCATATGCCacaatatattt
Coding sequences within:
- the LOC8258376 gene encoding thaumatin-like protein; this encodes MQLPSTSSALLSLLLFILASLSSTSGEQLIIVNNCNESVWPGVLGGAGHPTMKDGGFHLGSGEEVVLDLPDKWSGRLWGRQGCSFDNNGKGSCDTGDCSGLLHCQGTGGAPPATIVEMTLGSSTSPLHFYDVSLVDGFNLPVSMKPVGGGIGCGVASCEVDLNICCPSALEMKSNGKIVGCKSACLAMQSAKYCCTGEFSNPKTCKPTLFAHLFKAICPKAYSYAFDDSSSLNKCRASRYVITFCPPK
- the LOC8258377 gene encoding uncharacterized protein LOC8258377 — encoded protein: MARDGPNWEGLLKWSLAHSDGTGSSRNLSEEDRRWFMEAMQAQSVDVIKRMKEITLVMQAPEHVLEAQGVTPADIEDMLEELQEHVESIDMANDLHSIGGLVPLLGYLKNSHANIRAKAAEVVTTIVQNNPRSQQLVMEANGLEPLLSNFSSDPDMNVRTKALGAISSLIRHNKPGIAAFRLANGYAAMRDALGSESVRFQRKALNLIHYLLHENSSDCSIVNELGFPRIMLHLASSEDGEVREAALQGLLDLARHKPHANGGRIGEEDEKLKQLLEERIKGISLMSPEDLGAAREERHLVDSLWNACYNEPSSLREKGLLVLPGEDSLPPDVASKHFEPPLRAWAANPTTAKDSSTDKKQPPLLLGLGPPPEAANAQGNLNAGVDNNEQKSDSR